DNA from Nasonia vitripennis strain AsymCx chromosome 1 unlocalized genomic scaffold, Nvit_psr_1.1 chr1_random0016, whole genome shotgun sequence:
aAAATTCGACATCAATTGCCAGgtaattttgtaatttacTGGTTAATACAGTAGTTTTATTTCTACACGAACTACAGTAaactaatttgttaattaatcGTTACTTAATGATCGATTCTAAGTTGTTTAGGCCAGTTACATAAAAATCTGTAGCAGTTATGTTAGATGTGATAACAGAGCGCTGTTCTTGAACTCCGCATGAACATTGTGAAATTTGAACGATGCTTGGTATTAGCTTCATCAAATCCAAAAACAGACTTGTAACGTTGTCCTGGCAATCGATAGTACAATTATGCTGTGGATTTCTATATCTTCTGTATAAAATACTTGCCCTAGAACTATAATGAAGATCCAAATCAAAGGATTCTACACAATATTCGATTATTGCATGGAATAATCCAGTTACTGGTTCATTTCTAAGCTGATTATTCACATCTTGacgaaaacatttattttctaTGTACATACTGGTGATGATTTCAAAAATGCTGTCAAATGGACATGTATTGCGAAAACTTAATGATCTAGTAGAGCAGTCTATAAAATATTGCCTCTGTGATAAACAACCGCCATTCTTTATTAAACTACGACATTCAATGTCATACGACgatttctttaaaacttattGATGAAGATTCAAGACTTGATGCACTGGTATCTATACAGATTTGCAGCACTTTCATTTGCTCTATATCTTTTTTTACTGCGACTTCAGTTGGAACTGTTAATTTCTTCAAATTTGGTGTTATATTGCAATTAATGTAAGCTAAATCCAGACCGCTGATGTTCATGCAGCCTTGTGGTACTTCCAAATACTCTACATCATTTTTCTCTGGTGATACGTTATAAGTGCAGTCTTGAGGTACTTCTGAATActctgtattatttttatcttgtGACACATAAGAAATAATGTTGCAAGGATCAAGTTTACTGATATTCATAGAGTCTTCTAAAATATCCAAAGGCTCCACATGTTTCTGTATGCTACATTCAGTGGAAATTGTTAATTTCTCCAAGTCTAAATTCAAAACATTCAGCTGCATGGCgcttttttcattaatttcatCATTTGAAATCTTGGTAAATGCCAAATTTGTTGCTCCATCCACTTTAGTTTTCTCTTGTAGCAAAAATTTTGGAACGATTATTGGATTAGGAACTTCAATTTTTCTGTgcataaaaaatgtttcagaCCTTGCTGAATTTCCTACATCGTTAGGAgatgcaaaaatatttttcattatattagTCCACGATGGAAATGTATGGCACAAGTCTTTAAAAGGCTTTACAAAGTCTGGACAATAATAAAAGTTGGGATAAGCGACTAGTTCTTCATCTTGTCGGCATGCATTTGCAGATTTTTCAAATAGCCTatcaataaatacaattaatttattttctttggaaatagttgctaCTAGTTCTGTTTCATTTTCTATTTCGTTGTTATTCATAGAAAAATCATTTAGATTttgtttaaaagttttaaatatttccaGTAAAGATACGTATTTTTGGCAACAAATAGAATTTTTCTGCATAGATGTGCTACTTGATACTACTACACTGACATAACAAAATCTTTAAACTGCTTTAATGGTTCAATTTGAGTCAAGTATCCAATACTGCGTGTATAGAAGTCTAGGAGTTTTGGGTCAACTTTTACAAAGCAAGTCCattttttcatgatacgtATCAAATGTGCTACATCTGATCGGTAAAAACATTTTGGTACCTCACTTActtcatttattaataatttgtaacaatataaattataatcttTATATGTCATATTGTTGAAAGCTatagaaattatattttgaagtGTTAAGGAACCATCTGTGCTAATTTCTTTTGGAATTTTGGCACAGCTCTCAGtccatttttgaaaaatttcaagaatAATTGGCACATGATGGTTTGATAATAGTGCTTGAAGTAATGGAACAACTTTTCCTTCGAAGCCAATTACTAGAACATAGTAAAATATTGGCCTGCTTTTGTCAACATCCTTATAAAACGAATATCTTTTGACCAAACTTCCTGTTGAGTCGAATGACAAAGGCAATCTTTTCTTTTGCAATAAATTCCATagttttatttgcttttcGCTCCAATAATATATGTTTAAAGGATCTAATGACAACTTTTTTACATAACACAAATTAAGAAGTCGCTGATTTGTAATAGAATGCTTTTTGAATTCAGTATAGCCTATTTTTTCATCTACTGCTTCTTCGCGCATTTTGCGACAGCTGCCAGAAGTATTTAAATGGGGTGGGTGGCTAATAATCTGTGGTCAAGGTAGCAAGTTGCTTTTCTCTGTACTGAGAAGCTGTCATTGTTGATAAAGCTGTTTTTACTTCTATTCTTCTAGCCCCTGTACACTTGTATTTCTTTCTATGTTGTATATTATGCGTAgcaaaacaattaattttaaaagttattttgtcCTCATCGACTGGAACTCCTTCTCCAGATATTTGAGACCTGCTTTCATTACACCATCCACTAATCTTAAAATGCTCTtttgtaatataattatttttaaaagtatacAAGGTAATTGTTGACTGTTCCATATAGCTTGTCGTACAAAGGATATCCAGTTTTtgcttttttgttttccaTCCCAACTATCAACAACTTGATTAATAGGAATTGTGATATCAAATGATAGTTCTGTACAATCAGTGGTTGTGTAATTTTGTGGATTTGGTAGATAATCCTGATCATcatcttgtttttttaatttaatcatttcttttgttttgatttttaagagcttttgcaatttttctcgTGATCCATgttcatttttatatacatataaatatagtgAAGCTGAAGacatttttagttttaattcTTTTCGAATTTCTTCCCAAATAGGatcactctttttttttaattttccctttttgtcaaatatttgCCATTCTTTTAATCGATTTATCAGATATTCAGGAGGCACTTCAGAATCACGCGGCATTTTACTAGGCAAAGATTGATATAATTGTATTGTTTGAAAtcttttcaaaatattgtCTGTTTCTTTATGATTtcgaataatatataaaatatatgagTATGTAATAAAGTCGAGATCGTGGGCAATGCAGCTTTGTAATCAGGTTCGAACAGTTTTCATAATTGCCAACTGGCTTCACTTCACATTCGCGGAATACGCTTCGAGAAAGAACAATCGAGAAACGACAGTATCTTGTGACAGATGGCTATAGGTGGCCAACAGACTTAATTCTGGGAAAGTGCGTTATCGGTTTTGTTTGGTTTTATTTTGTCCACAAATATGTTAAGTAATATTACTTGTTGTAgaaaataattgtaatttttgtaaaattctgTCATTTATACAGTAACTTCTTTCATAaccttaaaagtaaaataattttgtttcaaaatttcttgagataataattttttatttttattttcagattgTTTAGTTATCTATTTTGACAACTTTGGAGATATGGATGGATTTTTATGGATTTAGTAAATACGTGCAGGTGCTAATTGTGCTAATTGGTTTAATATATGGTGTTATAATGCAATTCGGCTACTGAAACCTTGGTCTAcgataatattaaatgaaagtATGTATATTTAGAAATGATATGATACTTCTGTTTTTTACTTATGATTActtaatactttatttctatacacttactattattatatttcagTGTAATGCAGATCAAACAGAATGTATACGCGAAGAATACGTCATGCCACCAACTTTAAAGAACAATATGTGAATGACGTATattcatttcatttaattagaaaataaatatttgtaagaCAATGAGCAAGCGTGGTCCAAAAACAAAGATTACTCATGAAATGAGAGTAGCAGAACTAAAGAACCATAATATTTTTGATGACAATGGGAAAGTGAAAAAAGAAAGCGATCCAGTATGGATCATTATATGCAATAATTTAAACCAAAATGATCCGCTAAGATCACTAACTGTGCGCAATATACAAACATATGTAGCTCAGAATCGTAACAATGTGATACTCGACATAAAAGCTACTTTAACAGATAGTTCATCAAATGTAAAACCTCAAGACCAAGAAGATAATTTAAAGTTTGATGTGGAGGAACAATTATTAAGAATCAAGAATGATGCATTGTACAAATCTACTGTTAGAGAATTTTGTACTTATCCATTTGTTCTTTTTTACTGGAGCTTCGAAGCACTTAATTTGGTATCACTTTTCAATGATAAAATGTTTGTTTTTGGAGTTATTGGATCATTATCTCAATCCTTTACTGCGCCTTATAAATCATGCAGTAAGGTGATATTTCAATTCACTCTTTGTTCGGGTTATGTATGGCCGTTTAGCGAGATTTGAATTTTGCGCCGTAGAGCGTCGATCGCTGCGGCGAGAGCGGGcgagcgcatgcgcgcgccgcCAGGGACATATCTTTTTCGCGCGGGATTGGGGCTCGCGAGCACGTGCCAGTCAGTTCTGACAGCTTCTCCCGAGGAACCGGTCGACTTTTGCATCTTGCGTCTACACCTCTTGTATTTGCGTGCGATTAAAGTCGTTACTCACGTCCTTTTCAGGACGGTCGACTCTACTTTTAATTCCGTGCGTCGCGTATTGTGTGCGAATTACGAGAGGTGtgctgtgtatgtgtgttttcTTCGTGTGTTGGGACGCCGGCCACGTTCGAGTTTCCTCGGCGTGCCGATTTCCACCCGGCGATCGCTACCTACGCGGCAGGGCTGAAAAGGGATAGGTTCCCTCGAGACGTCGAGGCGTCCTGCGACCGAGGAAGGTGCATCCCACCCACGTGCGGCCAGGTCTTTACGTCGCGCCGTCCACGTTTCGTTCTGCGAACAAGGTAGGAGAGCTCTCTAGCGTgcgaaaggtacctcgcggcgAATTtagcgtttctctctctctctctctctctctctctctctctctctctatctctctctctctctctctctctctctctctctctctctctctctctttatttggtctatcctagagtcactttgcattatataatttcattatttcttCAATAAAGCTATTCGCTTGTCCCGgcctttctctcttctccgtGAGAGTTTTTACGCCGAGGCAAGTCGTCTTTTTCCCGCGCAATTCATTGTGGTTGTTTTTTGCATTTGATTTATTCACCTAACCTTCCCTCACTCATTCCACCATTTTTAgtttaaacatatatatagaACTCAGTAGCTTTTCTTCGGTATAGATGTATTAAATGAGTATATTCCAATATGTGAATTTTTATCTGAAGAAAACTCTATTTCTCTGTTTACAAGATTTTTACATGAATGCGTACGaagcaatttaaaaataccaAGGAATATCAATATCAGCTATTATTGGAATCACATTATTAGTATCAATTTCGTTTTTAACATGAACATGACCTTAGAACattatttactaaaatgttataattatttaattcacGAAAATCAAGAACTTCCGAGATGTATTATTACAACAGACGTTAGACTGCTCATATTAAAGGTAAAAAATTAGGATTGTGTATGCAGAATTCGCTTACATTTAGTCAAACAATTTTATCTCTGTTGCATAGTATTATTAAGCGTTCAACAAACCTTAGCTGATTTTCGAGATATTCTAAAGAAGATTTTTATAATTGTGTACAGTACATatcaaaatgaaaatacaGATGATGCTATTAATTATATTCTAAGTGAAATGAAATATAACGAAATATTCTTAAATTACAACATTGAATATATTGAAGAACTTGGAAGTGAAAATGATTGTAAAGAATTTGTAAATcttgaacaaatatttttgtggAAGCGAAAAGTTACGTAACTCGAGATATGGGACACGAACTAAATGCGTATTATAATAACGAATTCTGCAAACATCTGATAGAATTATGTATTCAGTTTCCATTGTGGACAAAAGTCATGATCGAAGGGCAAAAAACAGtctattaatattttaaaaagtcaTAGACAGACGTTTGAGCAGCATCTTTCAAATTCATGTAATGACTCTCGGCCTACATTAGACATTTTCTTATTAAGGAGCATTGaatatgataatgaaaaagtaCAATTTGCCAGAAATTCTGTAAAAGAAAATGCTATAAAAGATACAAAGAATAATCTTGAAAATACCTACCTGTACCATGAGGAAAATTGGATGGGCCTAAATCCAGATGAATCGTCTTTCGAAGAGTAGTGATTCGGATGTTTCAGATAACTTTGAAAAAGATACGTTTAGTGacaatattgatttatttgtGGAAATTCCACATAATGATTCAACAATCAGTGAAATCGTTGAGTCTTTTTGCGAAAAAGTTAAGGGCGAAACATTTTATGAAACTGCTGATAAAAGTATGGAAATTGAAGATACATTTTCTATGAAAAATGAGAATGAAGATTTTCGATCTAATGCTGAAACTGTTTTAAAAACAACTACTTCAACACCAAAACAAAGGGGAAAATTTCTTCGGCCATGTCCAGAAATAGATTTGATTCATCAAAAACCCGTGAAAgatacaaaaaaacaaaagagccAATCAAAAAGACAAATAAAGGATCGAAAAATCATACAGAATGCAAATATGTATCCTCCAAGAAAAGTTAACAATAAACCAGTAATCTTTATAACCTCAAGCTATTTTGATAGTATTATGGAAGTACTTACTACAGCATACTctttaatcaaaaaatttcaagattTCGTTAATGACCCCGAGGTTTCAAGAAAAGAACCAAAAACAGAATTCTTGTCTTTACTGCAAAATTATGCAATGAACTTTAACGTGACTCCCCTATATAACGGCAGAGTGAAtctaatttcaaaagtatgcAATTCAGATGATGTCAAATTCACTTGGACAAAATCTGTTGGTGAATTTTATGAGAAAATCATGTTTCCTAACGTTTTAACAAAATTCTTTTGTACCATGTGTAATGAGGATGTTTATACGCATGGCAATATCGTTAAGATCtcttatgaaaatttattgtCACCTGATTTATCTAGCATAATATCCGAATCCAGCATTATATGTGGAAACTgtagaaaaaatgcaaattcaataaatatacaGATTAATTATCTGCTTTGTCTGGATGTAGAGGATAGCGTACACAATCCATTTAACTTGGGCGATATCAACACAAGTCTATCATTTGGAGAACAAACGTTAATACTTATTGGTGTAATTGGTTTCAAAGAAACACTGAGTACAGAGAATTTACTACACTACATTGCTTATACAAGAAATTTCAATGGGTCATGGCTAAAGTATGATAGtattcaaatttcaaaaagaATATCCCGATTacagaaaaatgaatttaatacTAAAGTAGCCCTGGTAATATATGCTGAGtacgaaatttaaaaaatagtaattaataaatatctacTGACTTTCAAAGCATTTAATATAGTTATAAGTAAATCAATAAAATGTAATGATAAACAATTCGATAAAATGCACATTGATGAATCACAAGTTGtatgaaaatgataaaaagtaatttattaaagatatttttcgtatattacaattttataaaatgtcaATTATTTATCCAAActgataatttttgtaaacttCATGGAACACACAGcgacaattgattttgacaTTTAGCATTGCATGCAGTAAAAATACACCTGAATTTTCTGTGTAAACTGTAAATCTCTTCTGGCGGAGGGCAGAGACGATGATGAATAATAGTTGAAACTAATGCCTGTGTCCTAAATCAATAATATGGAAATTCAATACTGAAAGTTAATAAGCTATCATGATTCTTAAAATCTATTCCAAACCAGTATATTACCACTTTGTAACATCTTGACCTccaaaattgaaatattcatgatcTTTTTGAAATACTTGGCAAAACCATCTACGTGTGCTTCTTCCATgatctgtttataaatataaatttaataatttttgtatgtataaaaatagtaaaaagataaaaaatatttacctttgATTCATATCTAGTTAGAAATCCCATTTCTTTTGATATAGTTAATACTTTACGTCTATCTTCTAGCTCCATTGattatttcaatatatttatCCATAAAATCTTTAGTGTAACTTTGACTTGCTCCAA
Protein-coding regions in this window:
- the LOC107982157 gene encoding uncharacterized protein LOC107982157 translates to MSKRGPKTKITHEMRVAELKNHNIFDDNGKVKKESDPVWIIICNNLNQNDPLRSLTVRNIQTYVAQNRNNVILDIKATLTDSSSNVKPQDQEDNLKFDVEEQLLRIKNDALYKSTVREFCTYPFVLFYWSFEALNLVSLFNDKMFVFGVIGSLSQSFTAPYKSCSKVIFQFTLCSGYVWPFSEI